Within Quercus lobata isolate SW786 chromosome 5, ValleyOak3.0 Primary Assembly, whole genome shotgun sequence, the genomic segment GTCCGTCACCTTTGTCAGCAACAGTTTCACGAGCAGGAGTCATCGGCACGGAGGCGTCCATGGTAATTCCGGATAGATCCAACTCTGGATAAGCTGACGCTACCTGCCTCAGACAATCGTCGAAACCTGTGCCGTAATAATCAGCGCAGGAGTCAATAAATGACTGGGTTGTCTTGAATTTTTGGACCGCATCAGTCCCAGCCGTCTCTACTTGTGCACGTAAGGATGAAACCTCCTCCTCAAGCTTCTTCTGCTGACCCTCAGCCTCTCCCAACTTCTCCTTTACATCCTTCAGCTCTGAGTTTAAGAGACGGACGGCCTCCTTATATTGCGCTTGCTGATCCATCAGATTGGCGTTATGCCTCCTAACCCGAGAAACGACGCCTTCTTTGGCCACGCACCGGTCTTGAAGtgcttttacacgaaccaagGCCTGAAGGAAGTACAACCGTCAGCCATAAAGCAAGGCaaacattaaattaatcaaagtaAAAAGCATACCCGTGCTATGTCAAAGAAAGCTGACGCCCCCAGGTCTTCCGTCCCTAGCTGAGCACAAGGGTCAAGATCCGTCTGTTTTATGAGGGATTCTACCCCCTCAACAGCATAATCCTTGTGGGTCAGCAAGCAACGGGGTCCCTCAATGACGGGACCAGAAGAGGTCATCACTCCTTTCCCAGCA encodes:
- the LOC115989426 gene encoding uncharacterized protein LOC115989426, whose product is MEAAKQRVRAAAARKKEEEKAKGKEGASTPHSSLKSSVKRKADGKDDPPSKKVAVSAGDVPSTKSPPKSGHGAGKGVMTSSGPVIEGPRCLLTHKDYAVEGVESLIKQTDLDPCAQLGTEDLGASAFFDIARALVRVKALQDRCVAKEGVVSRVRRHNANLMDQQAQYKEAVRLLNSELKDVKEKLGEAEGQQKKLEEEVSSLRAQVETAGTDAVQKFKTTQSFIDSCADYYGTGFDDCLRQVASAYPELDLSGITMDASVPMTPARETVADKGDGPISLDSLLNDAGVILAQPAVTIPAESSDAAQIAKDKADGVSKDVPAI